A single window of Mugil cephalus isolate CIBA_MC_2020 chromosome 1, CIBA_Mcephalus_1.1, whole genome shotgun sequence DNA harbors:
- the LOC125015532 gene encoding isocitrate dehydrogenase [NAD] subunit gamma, mitochondrial-like isoform X2 yields the protein MTAQSVRSLSGLLKPLLRHRVPKVYSAATCKQKHTYTPPPAKYGGRHTVTLIPGDGIGPELANHVRALFRFCCVPVDFEVVNVDSTKASEDDISNAIMAIRRNGVALKGNIETNHNLPPSYKSRNGLLRTTLDLYANVMHCQSLPGVRTRHRNVDIMIIRENTEGEYSSLEHESVPGVVECLKIITRTKSLRIADYAFRTAREKGRGRVTAVHKANIMKLGDGLFLECCKEVASGYPEITFDSMIVDNTTMQLVSKPQQFDVMVMPNLYGNVVSNVCAGLVGGPGLVPGANYGDDYAVFETGTRNTGKSIANRNTANPTAMLLASCLLLDHLKLHAYANMIRRAILSTVTEARLHTADLGGQGSTSEVVQSIMNAVQSTGPRTLSIQEPDTTQHG from the exons ATGACGGCCCAGTCTGTGCGCTCTCTGTCCGGATTGCTGAAGCCTCTGCTCAGACACCGGGTGCCGAAG GTCTACAGTGCTGCAACatgtaaacagaaacacacttaCACG CCTCCACCCGCTAAGTATGGAGGCAGACACACAGTGACTCTGATTCCTGGCGACGGCATCGGACCGGAGCTGGCCAACCACGTGAGAGCACTATTCCG GTTCTGCTGTGTGCCGGTGGACTTTGAGGTTGTCAATGTGGACTCGACTAAGGCCTCAGAAGATGACATCAGTAACGCCATAATGGCCATCAGACGCAATGGAGTGGCACTGAAAG GAAACATTGAGACCAACCACAACTTGCCACCTTCCTATAAGTCCAGAAACGGCCTGCTCCG TACCACTCTAGATCTCTATGCCAACGTGATGCACTGCCAGTCTCTGCCAGGAGTGAGGACGCGACACCGAAACGTTGACATCATGATCATCAGggaaaacacagagggagagtACAGCAGCCTGGAgcatgag AGCGTACCGGGCGTCGTTGAGTGTCTGAAGATCATCACCAGGACCAAATCTTTACGCATCGCTGACTACGCTTTTAGAACGGCTCGAGAGAAAGGACGCGGTCGAGTCACAGCTGTGCACAAAGCCAACATCAT GAAGTTGGGTGATGGCCTCTTTCTGGAGTGCTGTAAGGAAGTTGCCAGTGGTTACCCTGAAATCACCTTTGATAGCATGATTGTGGACAACACCACCATGCAG CTGGTTTCTAAGCCTCAACAGTTCGACGTGATGGTCATGCCCAACCTGTATGGCAACGTTGTGAGCAATGTGTGTGCCGGGTTGGTGGGCGGACCGGGCCTGGTGCCTGGGGCCAACTATGGAGACGACTACGCTGTGTTTGAGACG GGCACCAGGAACACCGGGAAGAGCATCGCAAACAGGAACACAGCAAACCCCACGGCCATGCTGCTGGCCTCCTGTCTGCTGCTGGACCACCTGAAGCTCCACGCCTACGCCAACATGATCCGCAGAGCCATCCTGTCCACTGTCACCGAGGCACGG ctGCACACTGCTGACCTGGGAGGACAAGGCTCCACGTCTGAAGTGGTCCAGTCCATCATGAATGCTGTTCAGAGCACCGGACCCCGCACACTGAGCATCCAGGAGCCAGACACCACTCAGCACGGATAA
- the LOC125015532 gene encoding isocitrate dehydrogenase [NAD] subunit gamma, mitochondrial-like isoform X1, which yields MTAQSVRSLSGLLKPLLRHRVPKVYSAATCKQKHTYTTIPPPAKYGGRHTVTLIPGDGIGPELANHVRALFRFCCVPVDFEVVNVDSTKASEDDISNAIMAIRRNGVALKGNIETNHNLPPSYKSRNGLLRTTLDLYANVMHCQSLPGVRTRHRNVDIMIIRENTEGEYSSLEHESVPGVVECLKIITRTKSLRIADYAFRTAREKGRGRVTAVHKANIMKLGDGLFLECCKEVASGYPEITFDSMIVDNTTMQLVSKPQQFDVMVMPNLYGNVVSNVCAGLVGGPGLVPGANYGDDYAVFETGTRNTGKSIANRNTANPTAMLLASCLLLDHLKLHAYANMIRRAILSTVTEARLHTADLGGQGSTSEVVQSIMNAVQSTGPRTLSIQEPDTTQHG from the exons ATGACGGCCCAGTCTGTGCGCTCTCTGTCCGGATTGCTGAAGCCTCTGCTCAGACACCGGGTGCCGAAG GTCTACAGTGCTGCAACatgtaaacagaaacacacttaCACG ACCATA CCTCCACCCGCTAAGTATGGAGGCAGACACACAGTGACTCTGATTCCTGGCGACGGCATCGGACCGGAGCTGGCCAACCACGTGAGAGCACTATTCCG GTTCTGCTGTGTGCCGGTGGACTTTGAGGTTGTCAATGTGGACTCGACTAAGGCCTCAGAAGATGACATCAGTAACGCCATAATGGCCATCAGACGCAATGGAGTGGCACTGAAAG GAAACATTGAGACCAACCACAACTTGCCACCTTCCTATAAGTCCAGAAACGGCCTGCTCCG TACCACTCTAGATCTCTATGCCAACGTGATGCACTGCCAGTCTCTGCCAGGAGTGAGGACGCGACACCGAAACGTTGACATCATGATCATCAGggaaaacacagagggagagtACAGCAGCCTGGAgcatgag AGCGTACCGGGCGTCGTTGAGTGTCTGAAGATCATCACCAGGACCAAATCTTTACGCATCGCTGACTACGCTTTTAGAACGGCTCGAGAGAAAGGACGCGGTCGAGTCACAGCTGTGCACAAAGCCAACATCAT GAAGTTGGGTGATGGCCTCTTTCTGGAGTGCTGTAAGGAAGTTGCCAGTGGTTACCCTGAAATCACCTTTGATAGCATGATTGTGGACAACACCACCATGCAG CTGGTTTCTAAGCCTCAACAGTTCGACGTGATGGTCATGCCCAACCTGTATGGCAACGTTGTGAGCAATGTGTGTGCCGGGTTGGTGGGCGGACCGGGCCTGGTGCCTGGGGCCAACTATGGAGACGACTACGCTGTGTTTGAGACG GGCACCAGGAACACCGGGAAGAGCATCGCAAACAGGAACACAGCAAACCCCACGGCCATGCTGCTGGCCTCCTGTCTGCTGCTGGACCACCTGAAGCTCCACGCCTACGCCAACATGATCCGCAGAGCCATCCTGTCCACTGTCACCGAGGCACGG ctGCACACTGCTGACCTGGGAGGACAAGGCTCCACGTCTGAAGTGGTCCAGTCCATCATGAATGCTGTTCAGAGCACCGGACCCCGCACACTGAGCATCCAGGAGCCAGACACCACTCAGCACGGATAA
- the LOC125007020 gene encoding vasopressin V2 receptor-like isoform X1, translated as MSPNLNFSLQRERFHVSLFPANMSVPMATDIYPSIDWLTGVSETPMGTNVTEWERDTLLAVAEVVVLAAILMMALFGNGLVLVVLLRRRKHHNPLHQFMLNLCLADLVVALFQVLPQLVWDAKGQFPGPDFLCRLVKYLQVLGMFASSYMIVAMTVDRHYAICCPLLAHRSVATQRWNTFIVLAWVLSLLLSLPQVFIFSRSEVAPGVYECWGSFAETWGLKAYVTWMTLAVFIFPVLIITVCQVRIFKEIHNNLYLKSERRLSPTSLPPSGRDSQRGAAATEGGGGGGRGRSSLPIYVSPLMFNNSESQPSFEPGSTYQHLPMGPLRSSSIPSHCEIHSYSAVHPADLQPDTTAPSAGCSAHLQKGTPGRGGEGLAAMSKTVRMTLVIVLVYSLCWAPFFSVQLWAAWDPEPPLEGAAFTLLMLLASLNSCTNPWIYSAFSSSVSPELRLLLLCRGRTQRRDSLPSDSTATHTSNY; from the exons ATGTCACCTAACCTGAACTTTAGCCTTCAGCGTGAACGGTTTCACGTATCTCTCTTCCCAGCCAACATGTCCGTCCCCATGGCAACAGACATTTACCCATCCATCGACTGGCTGACTGGCGTCTCTGAGACACCCATGGGGACAAATGTCACGGAGTGGGAGCGTGACACCCTGCTGGCGGTGGCCGAGGTGGTGGTGCTAGCGGCCATTTTGATGATGGCGCTGTTCGGCAACgggctggtgctggtggtgctgctgaGGCGGCGGAAGCACCACAACCCGCTGCACCAGTTCATGCTCAACCTCTGTCTGGCCGACCTGGTGGTGGCGCTGTTCCAG GTGCTGCCCCAGCTGGTGTGGGACGCCAAAGGCCAATTTCCTGGCCCGGATTTCTTGTGTCGTCTGGTGAAATACCTTCAGGTGCTCGGGATGTTCGCCTCCTCCTACATGATCGTGGCCATGACAGTGGACCGTCACTACGCTatctgctgccctctgctggcgCACCGCAGCGTAGCCACGCAGCGCTGGAACACCTTCATAGTCCTGGCCTGGGTATTGTCGCTGCTGCTCAGCCTGCCGCAG GTTTTCATCTTCTCTCGTTCTGAAGTGGCTCCGGGCGTGTATGAATGTTGGGGAAGCTTTGCAGAGACCTGGGGCCTCAAAGCCTACGTAACCTGGATGACCCTGGCCGTCTTCATCTTCCCCGTCCTCATCATCACTGTCTGTCAG GTGCGCATTTTCAAAGAGATTCATAACAATCTGTATCTGAAGTCGGAGCGCCGCCTGTCCCCCacatctctccctccatccGGGCGAGACAGccagagaggagcagcagcaacagaaggaggaggaggaggcgggagggGGAGGTCCAGTCTCCCCATCTACGTTTCACCCCTCATGTTCAACAACTCTGAGAGTCAGCCCAGTTTTGAGCCTGGATCCACCTACCAGCATCTGCCAATGGGTCCGCTCAGGTCCAGCAGCATCCCATCACACTGTGAAATTCACAGCTACTCTGCAGTTCACCCTG CCGACCTGCAGCCTGACACCACAGCGCCCTCTGCAGGCTGCTCCGCCCACCTACAGAAAGGGACCCCGGGCCGAGGTGGAGAGGGGTTAGCGGCCATGTCGAAGACAGTGAGGATGACTCTGGTGATCGTGCTGGTCTATTCGCTCTGCTGGGCCCCGTTCTTCAGCGTCCAGCTGTGGGCCGCCTGGGACCCCGAACCACCTCTGGAGG gtgcaGCGTTCACCCTGCTCATGTTGCTGGCCAGTCTGAACTCCTGCACCAACCCCTGGATATACTCGGCCTTCTCCAGCAGCGTGTCCCCGGAGctccggctgctgctgctctgccgGGGACGCACTCAGCGCCGGGACTCCCTCCCGAGCGACTCCACCGCCACACACACCTCCAACTACTGA
- the LOC125007020 gene encoding vasopressin V2 receptor-like isoform X2 has protein sequence MSVPMATDIYPSIDWLTGVSETPMGTNVTEWERDTLLAVAEVVVLAAILMMALFGNGLVLVVLLRRRKHHNPLHQFMLNLCLADLVVALFQVLPQLVWDAKGQFPGPDFLCRLVKYLQVLGMFASSYMIVAMTVDRHYAICCPLLAHRSVATQRWNTFIVLAWVLSLLLSLPQVFIFSRSEVAPGVYECWGSFAETWGLKAYVTWMTLAVFIFPVLIITVCQVRIFKEIHNNLYLKSERRLSPTSLPPSGRDSQRGAAATEGGGGGGRGRSSLPIYVSPLMFNNSESQPSFEPGSTYQHLPMGPLRSSSIPSHCEIHSYSAVHPADLQPDTTAPSAGCSAHLQKGTPGRGGEGLAAMSKTVRMTLVIVLVYSLCWAPFFSVQLWAAWDPEPPLEGAAFTLLMLLASLNSCTNPWIYSAFSSSVSPELRLLLLCRGRTQRRDSLPSDSTATHTSNY, from the exons ATGTCCGTCCCCATGGCAACAGACATTTACCCATCCATCGACTGGCTGACTGGCGTCTCTGAGACACCCATGGGGACAAATGTCACGGAGTGGGAGCGTGACACCCTGCTGGCGGTGGCCGAGGTGGTGGTGCTAGCGGCCATTTTGATGATGGCGCTGTTCGGCAACgggctggtgctggtggtgctgctgaGGCGGCGGAAGCACCACAACCCGCTGCACCAGTTCATGCTCAACCTCTGTCTGGCCGACCTGGTGGTGGCGCTGTTCCAG GTGCTGCCCCAGCTGGTGTGGGACGCCAAAGGCCAATTTCCTGGCCCGGATTTCTTGTGTCGTCTGGTGAAATACCTTCAGGTGCTCGGGATGTTCGCCTCCTCCTACATGATCGTGGCCATGACAGTGGACCGTCACTACGCTatctgctgccctctgctggcgCACCGCAGCGTAGCCACGCAGCGCTGGAACACCTTCATAGTCCTGGCCTGGGTATTGTCGCTGCTGCTCAGCCTGCCGCAG GTTTTCATCTTCTCTCGTTCTGAAGTGGCTCCGGGCGTGTATGAATGTTGGGGAAGCTTTGCAGAGACCTGGGGCCTCAAAGCCTACGTAACCTGGATGACCCTGGCCGTCTTCATCTTCCCCGTCCTCATCATCACTGTCTGTCAG GTGCGCATTTTCAAAGAGATTCATAACAATCTGTATCTGAAGTCGGAGCGCCGCCTGTCCCCCacatctctccctccatccGGGCGAGACAGccagagaggagcagcagcaacagaaggaggaggaggaggcgggagggGGAGGTCCAGTCTCCCCATCTACGTTTCACCCCTCATGTTCAACAACTCTGAGAGTCAGCCCAGTTTTGAGCCTGGATCCACCTACCAGCATCTGCCAATGGGTCCGCTCAGGTCCAGCAGCATCCCATCACACTGTGAAATTCACAGCTACTCTGCAGTTCACCCTG CCGACCTGCAGCCTGACACCACAGCGCCCTCTGCAGGCTGCTCCGCCCACCTACAGAAAGGGACCCCGGGCCGAGGTGGAGAGGGGTTAGCGGCCATGTCGAAGACAGTGAGGATGACTCTGGTGATCGTGCTGGTCTATTCGCTCTGCTGGGCCCCGTTCTTCAGCGTCCAGCTGTGGGCCGCCTGGGACCCCGAACCACCTCTGGAGG gtgcaGCGTTCACCCTGCTCATGTTGCTGGCCAGTCTGAACTCCTGCACCAACCCCTGGATATACTCGGCCTTCTCCAGCAGCGTGTCCCCGGAGctccggctgctgctgctctgccgGGGACGCACTCAGCGCCGGGACTCCCTCCCGAGCGACTCCACCGCCACACACACCTCCAACTACTGA
- the LOC125007012 gene encoding monocarboxylate transporter 1-like codes for MPPALGGPVGYTPPEGGWGWAVVVGAFISIGFSYAFPKSITVFFKEIEVIFDATPSQVSWISSIMLAVMYAGGPISSILVNKYGSRPIMMAGGCLAGSGLVAASFCNTVEQLYFFIGVVGGLGLAFNLNPALTMIGKYFFKRRPIANGIAMAGSPVFLSTLAPLNSWLYDAFGWRGSFLILGGLLLNCCVAGSLMRPIGPKPQPAKPDSEGENSVQPQRKTCLQTINSFIDLTLFKHRGFLLYLMGNVVMFFGLFSPLVFLSNYAKSKDISKEKAAFLLSVLAFVDMFARPSMGLLANTKWVRPRVQYFFAAAVLYNGVCHVLAPLSVDYTGFVVYAIFFGFAFGWLSSVLFETLMDLVGAQRFSSAVGLVTIVECGPVLLGPPLTGQFYTYYKHYDYTYVSCGIILIISSVFLFVGMGINYRLLAKEKKEEERKEREDQKEERAAMLEPPSPTKSDGQVEENKVPAAVTLEDVAKMDEDIV; via the exons ATGCCTCCAGCGTTAGGTGGGCCTGTGGGGTACACCCCTCCCGAGGGCGGCTGGGGCtgggcggtggtggtgggggcctTCATCTCCATCGGCTTCTCCTACGCCTTCCCCAAGTCCATCACTGTGTTCTTCAAAGAAATAGAGGTCATCTTCGACGCCACGCCCAGTCAGGTTTCCTGGATCTCCTCCATCATGCTGGCCGTCATGTACGCAGGAG GTCCCATCAGCAGTATCCTCGTGAACAAATATGGCAGCCGACCGATCATGATGGCTGGCGGCTGTCTAGCGGGGTCAGGACTTGTTGCAGCCTCCTTCTGCAACACTGTGGAGCAGCTGTATTTCTTCATTGGAGTGGTGGGAG GATTGGGGCTGGCATTCAACTTGAATCCTGCGCTCACTATGATCGGTAAATACTTCTTCAAGCGGCGGCCCATCGCCAACGGCATTGCTATGGCGGGCAGCCCCGTGTTTCTGTCCACTTTGGCTCCTCTCAACTCCTGGCTGTATGATGCGTTCGGGTGGAGGGGCAGCTTCCTCATCCTGGGAGGACTTCTGCTCAACTGCTGCGTTGCCGGCTCCCTGATGCGTCCCATTGGACCCAAACCTCAGCCGGCCAAGCCCGACTCTGAGGGAGAGAATTCAGTCCAGCCGCAACGTAAGACGTGCCTGCAGACCATCAACTCCTTCATCGACCTGACGCTGTTCAAGCACCGCGGCTTCCTGCTCTACCTGATGGGCAATGTGGTCATGTTCTTCGGCCTCTTCTCTCCGCTCGTCTTCCTCTCTAATTACGCCAAGAGCAAGGACATCAGCAAAGAAAAGGCGGCCTTCCTCCTGTCAGTGCTGGCCTTTGTCGACATGTTCGCTCGGCCCTCCATGGGCTTGCTTGCTAACACGAAGTGGGTGCGGCCCAGGGTGCAGTACTTCTTCGCCGCTGCCGTCCTCTACAACGGAGTGTGCCACGTACTGGCGCCGCTGTCTGTGGACTACACAGGATTTGTGGTGTACGCCATCTTCTTTGGTTTCGCTTTCGGCTGGCTGAGTTCAGTGTTGTTTGAGACACTGATGGACCTGGTGGGAGCTCAGAGGTTTTCTTCGGCTGTGGGTCTGGTCACGATAGTGGAGTGTGGACCGGTGCTTTTAGGGCCCCCGCTAACAG GCCAATTCTACACCTACTACAAACACTACGACTACACCTATGTCTCCTGTGGCATCATCCTCATTATCTCAAGCGTCTTCCTCTTCGTGGGAATGGGCATCAACTACCGTCTGCTggcaaaagagaagaaagaggaggagagaaaagagagggaggaccAGAAAGAGGAGCGCGCTGCCATGTTAGAACCTCCTTCACCGACAAAATCTGACGGCCAGGTGGAGGAGAACAAGGTGCCAGCTGCTGTCACACTGGAGGACGTTGCCAAGATGGACGAGGACATAGTGTAA